From the Hylaeus volcanicus isolate JK05 chromosome 4, UHH_iyHylVolc1.0_haploid, whole genome shotgun sequence genome, one window contains:
- the LOC128874933 gene encoding uncharacterized protein LOC128874933 isoform X1, with product MGQTVGRMPDTWDCLLEEKDRVLHWSAEVLSRVADNVNQEESFQMDYDNERIDEKIDSWIEQSVTLVGQARGKHARREYTTRLAARVEQVITLIREDLAIKMRNDYRHGYRDIKKFTKKVDHLGKQQRKIHAKIHELEIACAGDVKKFQKKFGPLRLKTFKNLRLGEKMMFEDKRLKTEFVKRVYDIDHKNMDECGKRIRKLTREH from the exons ATGGGTCAAACCGTGGGACGTATGCCGGACACGTGGGACTGTTTACTAGAGGAAAAGGATCGTGTGCTGCACTGGAGCGCGGAAGTCCTGTCGAGGGTGGCCGACAACGTTAATCAGGAAGAATCGTTTCAGATGGATTACGACAACGAGAGGATCGACGAGAAAATCGACTCGTGGATCGAGCAGAGTGTAACGCTCGTCGGCCAAGCTCGCGGCAAACACGCGAGGAGGGAATACACAACTCGTCTGGCCGCCAGAGTCGAGCAAGTGATTACTTTG ATACGGGAGGATCTCGCGataaaaatgagaaacgaTTACCGACACGGATACAGAGACATAAAAAAGTTCACGAAAAAAGTGGACCATCTAGGGAAACAACAACGTAAAATACACGCAAAAATTCACGAACTCGAAATCGCTTGCGCTGGCGAcgtgaaaaaatttcaaaagaaattcgGTCCCTTGAGATTGAAAACGTTCAAAAATCTTAGGCTAGGGGAGAAAATGATGTTCGAGGATAAGAGGCTAAAAACGGAATTCGTTAAACGG GTTTACGACATCGATCACAAAAATATGGACGAATGTGGCAAACGTATTCGTAAATTGACCAGAGAGCATTAA
- the LOC128874933 gene encoding uncharacterized protein LOC128874933 isoform X2: MGQTVGRMPDTWDCLLEEKDRVLHWSAEVLSRVADNVNQEESFQMDYDNERIDEKIDSWIEQSVTLVGQARGKHARREYTTRLAARVEQIREDLAIKMRNDYRHGYRDIKKFTKKVDHLGKQQRKIHAKIHELEIACAGDVKKFQKKFGPLRLKTFKNLRLGEKMMFEDKRLKTEFVKRVYDIDHKNMDECGKRIRKLTREH, translated from the exons ATGGGTCAAACCGTGGGACGTATGCCGGACACGTGGGACTGTTTACTAGAGGAAAAGGATCGTGTGCTGCACTGGAGCGCGGAAGTCCTGTCGAGGGTGGCCGACAACGTTAATCAGGAAGAATCGTTTCAGATGGATTACGACAACGAGAGGATCGACGAGAAAATCGACTCGTGGATCGAGCAGAGTGTAACGCTCGTCGGCCAAGCTCGCGGCAAACACGCGAGGAGGGAATACACAACTCGTCTGGCCGCCAGAGTCGAGCAA ATACGGGAGGATCTCGCGataaaaatgagaaacgaTTACCGACACGGATACAGAGACATAAAAAAGTTCACGAAAAAAGTGGACCATCTAGGGAAACAACAACGTAAAATACACGCAAAAATTCACGAACTCGAAATCGCTTGCGCTGGCGAcgtgaaaaaatttcaaaagaaattcgGTCCCTTGAGATTGAAAACGTTCAAAAATCTTAGGCTAGGGGAGAAAATGATGTTCGAGGATAAGAGGCTAAAAACGGAATTCGTTAAACGG GTTTACGACATCGATCACAAAAATATGGACGAATGTGGCAAACGTATTCGTAAATTGACCAGAGAGCATTAA